A genomic window from Silene latifolia isolate original U9 population chromosome Y, ASM4854445v1, whole genome shotgun sequence includes:
- the LOC141632190 gene encoding uncharacterized protein LOC141632190 — MIYDFNGLNERQELRRFLNNESENCALPWLWTGDFNTALSPVESLGGNTTEAEIEQFQDCVSICGMEDISANGALFTWSNKQDVGSRVYSRLDRIMGNQDWIESFGDYLAHFHPEGLFDHCPCTLVDRHADFGGKKSFKYFNMWGTSEAFKDCVAGFWNNNYTGTKMFKVIKKLKALKPVLKLLNKTCFSDVENSTIIPSALFEELQRKLVEHPGDLELI; from the coding sequence ATGATTTATGACTTTAATGGATTGAATGAGAGGCAAGAGCTTCGGAGATTTTTAAACAATGAGTCTGAGAATTGCGCTTTACCTTGGTTGTGGACTGGGGATTTTAATACAGCCCTTTCTCCGGTTGAAAGTCTGGGAGGGAATACTactgaggctgaaatagaacagtTCCAGGACTGTGTCTCTATTTGTGGGATGGAGGATATTTCTGCAAATGGAGCTTTGTTCACTTGGTCCAATAAACAAGATGTTGGGAGTAGAGTTTATAGTAGGCTTGATAGAATTATGGGTAATCAGGATTGGATTGAGAGTTTTGGTGATTATTTGGCACACTTCCATCCTGAAGGCCTATTTGACCATTGTCCTTGTACTTTGGTTGATAGGCATGCTGATTTTGGAGGGAAAAAGAGttttaaatattttaacatgtgggggACATCTGAAGCTTTTAAAGATTGTGTGGCTGGTTTTTGGAATAATAACTATACTGGTACTAAGATGTTCAAGGTGATTAAAAAGCTTAAAGCACTGAAGCCTGTTTTGAAGCTGCTGAACAAGACCTGTTTCTCTGATGTGGAGAATAGTACTATTATTCCTAGTGCTCTGTTTGAAGAGCTTCAGAGGAAGCTAGTGGAACATCCTGGGGATTTAGAGCTTATTTAG